In Erinaceus europaeus chromosome 10, mEriEur2.1, whole genome shotgun sequence, one DNA window encodes the following:
- the LOC132540897 gene encoding protein kinase C zeta type-like, with amino-acid sequence MPSPAGRKMDGSGGRVRLKAHYSGDILITSLDPTTTFEELCAEVRDMCRLHEGHPLTLKWVDNEGDPCTVSSQMELEEAFRLAFQRRDEGLIIHVFPSIPEQPGMPCPGEDSEYFSFLPRVSCVLCCCHRCYPSVLGVGRQTRLLCLPRLWPVCPGQETWEALAGHVAPAASQLVLLPMCVELYVSAAL; translated from the exons ATGCCCAGCCCCGCGGGCCGCAAGATGGACGGCAGCGGCGGCCGCGTCCGCCTCAAGGCGCATTACAGCGG GGACATCCTGATCACCAGTTTggaccccaccaccaccttcgAGGAGCTGTGTGCTGAGGTGCGGGATATGTGTCGCCTTCACGAGGGACACCCACTCACCCTCAAGTGGGTGGACAATGAAG GCGATCCATGTACCGTGTCCTCCCAGATGGAGCTGGAGGAGGCCTTCCGCCTGGCCTTTCAGCGCAGGGACGAGGGCCTCATCATCCACG TTTTCCCCAGCATCCCAGAGCAGCCCGGCATGCCCTGTCCCGGAGAAGACAGTGAGtacttctctttcctccctcgtGTGTCCTGTGTCCTATGCTGCTGCCACCGGTGCTACCCCTCTGTGTTAGGAGTGGGCAGGCAAACGAGGCTTCTATGCCTCCCCAGGCTTTGGCCTGTTTGTCCTGGTCAAGAGACCTGGGAGGCACTAGCAGGTCATGTGGCACCTGCAGCTTCACAACTGGTACTCTTGCCTATGTGTGTAGAGCTGTATGTATCTGCAGCTCTGTGA